From Xylanibacter oryzae DSM 17970, a single genomic window includes:
- a CDS encoding nucleoside recognition domain-containing protein: MVLNYIWIAFFVIAFVIALVKLIFMGDFSVFPDIMNSTFDSAKTAFEISLGLTGVLSLWLGIMKIGEKGGVINVLARILSPVFCKLFPDIPKGHPVTGSIFMNIAANMLGLDNAATPLGLKAMEQLQELNPKKDTATNPMIMFLVLNTSGLTIIPVSIMVYRAQMGAAQPTDIFIPVLLATFFSTLTGIIVTSIYQRINLFNKVMLCTLGGLCLLVAGIIWGFGQLDKDQMNIVSTTIANILLMTIIVSFILAGVRKKINVYDAFIEGAKDGFSTAVRIIPYLIAILVGIGVFRASGAMDMLTGGIKWCVQACGGNTDFVGAIPTALMKPLSGSGARGMMVDAMKTYGADSFVGRLSCIFQGSTDTTFYILAVYFGSVNVRYTRHAVACGLLTDLAGVIAAISIAYMFFGR, translated from the coding sequence ATGGTACTGAATTATATTTGGATCGCTTTTTTTGTCATCGCTTTCGTTATAGCGCTTGTCAAACTGATTTTTATGGGAGATTTTTCTGTCTTCCCGGATATTATGAATTCGACATTCGATTCAGCAAAGACTGCATTCGAGATATCCTTAGGACTTACAGGTGTATTGTCTCTGTGGCTTGGTATAATGAAGATAGGTGAAAAGGGAGGCGTAATAAATGTGCTTGCAAGGATTTTAAGTCCTGTATTTTGCAAACTATTCCCTGACATTCCTAAAGGTCACCCTGTTACAGGTTCAATTTTTATGAACATCGCAGCCAACATGCTAGGGCTTGACAATGCAGCGACTCCATTAGGTCTGAAAGCTATGGAACAGTTACAAGAGCTAAATCCAAAGAAAGATACGGCGACTAATCCTATGATTATGTTCCTCGTTCTCAACACATCAGGCCTTACCATAATACCTGTAAGTATAATGGTATACCGTGCTCAGATGGGTGCAGCTCAACCTACAGATATATTCATACCTGTTCTGCTTGCTACATTTTTTTCAACACTTACTGGCATCATAGTTACAAGTATCTATCAGCGTATCAATCTCTTTAACAAGGTTATGCTGTGCACTCTTGGAGGGCTATGCCTATTAGTTGCCGGCATAATATGGGGATTCGGGCAATTGGATAAAGACCAGATGAACATTGTGAGTACCACGATAGCGAACATACTGCTTATGACAATTATAGTATCCTTCATTCTGGCAGGTGTACGCAAAAAGATAAATGTATACGATGCTTTTATTGAAGGTGCTAAAGACGGATTTTCGACAGCTGTAAGAATAATACCTTATCTTATTGCAATACTTGTAGGAATAGGAGTATTCCGTGCATCAGGAGCAATGGATATGCTTACAGGCGGTATAAAATGGTGTGTACAAGCATGTGGTGGAAACACAGATTTCGTTGGTGCAATACCAACAGCTCTAATGAAACCTCTATCAGGAAGCGGTGCGCGCGGCATGATGGTAGATGCAATGAAAACTTATGGAGCAGACTCTTTTGTAGGCCGACTTAGTTGTATATTTCAGGGTTCAACAGATACAACGTTTTACATTTTAGCAGTATATTTCGGAAGTGTCAACGTACGTTACACGCGTCATGCTGTTGCGTGTGGACTATTAACCGATCTTGCCGGAGTCATTGCCGCTATATCCATCGCATATATGTTTTTTGGACGTTAA
- a CDS encoding lipopolysaccharide biosynthesis protein, with protein sequence MANLKSLAKDTAIYGMSSIVGRFLSYLLVPIHTAKLSAASGGYGVITNLYAYTALLLVILTYGMETTFFRYANKSKENPERVYSTILISVGFTSLLFVALVFLFLPQIASFMGYSDHPSYIWVMAITVALDSFQCVPFVYLRYKKRPIKFATLKLLFIFMSLLLNILYFIILPDLYKSNPDLIGKIYDPTVGAGYAFYINLVCTGSITFCFYKEFKGFKYVFDKALMKRMMSYSWPILILGIAGILNQTADRILFPYIYKGSDMKMQLGIYGAASKIAMIMALITQAFRYAYEPFVFGKANENDNRETYAKVMKYFVIFTLFAYLVVIGYMHILKYIVGRDYWEGLRVVPIVMIGTIMYGIYFNLSFWYKLIDKTIWGAYFSGIGCTVLIISNIIFVPRFGYMACAWSGITGYGTSMLISYFVGQKMYRINYPIAEMMKYVVLSILLNVGMYFSNKYLAPLGAIGINTVLIFIFATYIVKKDFPLSGIPVVGKYFKH encoded by the coding sequence ATGGCAAACTTAAAGTCACTTGCTAAAGATACCGCTATATATGGTATGTCGAGCATTGTAGGACGTTTTCTTAGTTATCTTCTTGTGCCGATACACACGGCGAAACTATCAGCAGCTAGCGGCGGCTACGGTGTTATAACGAACCTATATGCCTACACGGCACTGCTTCTCGTAATACTTACATATGGTATGGAGACCACTTTCTTCCGCTATGCCAATAAATCTAAGGAGAATCCAGAAAGGGTTTACTCTACAATATTAATTTCGGTTGGTTTTACCTCATTACTCTTTGTAGCTCTGGTATTCCTTTTCTTACCACAGATAGCAAGTTTCATGGGGTACTCAGACCATCCTTCATATATTTGGGTAATGGCAATAACTGTCGCTTTGGATTCATTCCAATGTGTCCCCTTTGTATATCTTAGATACAAAAAACGTCCTATCAAGTTTGCCACACTAAAATTGCTTTTCATTTTCATGAGTCTCTTGCTAAATATATTGTACTTCATCATTTTACCTGACTTGTACAAGTCTAACCCCGATTTGATAGGCAAAATTTACGATCCCACAGTAGGTGCAGGATATGCCTTTTACATAAATCTAGTTTGTACAGGTTCAATTACTTTCTGTTTCTACAAAGAATTTAAGGGGTTCAAATACGTTTTCGACAAGGCTCTTATGAAGAGAATGATGTCTTATAGCTGGCCTATACTTATACTTGGCATTGCTGGCATATTAAACCAGACTGCAGATAGAATTTTATTCCCATATATATACAAGGGTTCTGACATGAAGATGCAACTTGGTATATACGGTGCTGCAAGTAAGATAGCCATGATAATGGCCCTTATTACCCAAGCATTCAGATATGCTTACGAGCCTTTTGTATTTGGCAAAGCTAATGAAAATGACAACCGTGAAACGTATGCCAAAGTAATGAAATATTTCGTTATATTCACCCTTTTTGCTTATCTTGTGGTAATAGGATACATGCATATTCTTAAATATATTGTAGGACGTGACTATTGGGAAGGTCTACGTGTTGTACCTATTGTAATGATTGGGACAATAATGTATGGCATATACTTTAACCTTTCTTTCTGGTATAAGCTAATAGATAAAACCATATGGGGAGCTTATTTCTCGGGAATAGGATGTACAGTACTGATAATAAGCAATATTATATTTGTACCACGTTTTGGATATATGGCTTGTGCATGGTCTGGAATAACAGGTTATGGAACATCTATGCTAATATCATATTTTGTTGGGCAGAAAATGTATCGCATAAACTACCCTATTGCAGAAATGATGAAATATGTAGTACTATCTATACTATTAAATGTTGGCATGTATTTCTCTAACAAGTACCTTGCTCCTTTAGGAGCTATTGGTATAAATACCGTACTTATTTTTATCTTCGCGACCTACATTGTAAAGAAAGACTTTCCTTTATCAGGAATTCCAGTAGTAGGTAAATACTTTAAACACTAA
- a CDS encoding S46 family peptidase, which produces MKRLSIIILAFMAVIMAKADEGMWTLYNLPQAVYEQMKAEGLQMPYDQLYNNNNALKNAVVNFSGYCTGVVVSPDGLVFTNHHCGFEAIRSHSTVQNDYMLNGFCAKTQTDELPNDGMFVSFMISQKDVTDRINTPAFQKMSNMEKEKAIDSIENVLSDSVSKADSTMYAEVKPFYEGNKYYMTVYQTFHDLRLVFAPTKSMGKFGGETDNWMWPRQTCDFSVFRIYADPKTNGPAAYSKDNVPYHPAVWAPVSTQGYKDGDYAMIMGYPGGTERYLSSYGIKEMRDADNTPRVQVRDIKQAIMKKYMVADEAIRIKYDSKFAHSANYWKNSIGMNKCIDSLEIIPQKQAYEKKIKAYVDSTGYLKGILNFDKMSNWYSQRFEHERALTFWVETFRRGADFASRAYEVSQSQRKALNNKDNRKFIVYPDITDTYDENVDKEMLLATLQNYDKQVRPEYLPELYNTIKDEFKGDYAKYVDFLYSKSNIMKKNIKIYINKKSTKKDPGYIMGCQLNDYISAEKNKIASINDSIDNQERYLCAAILRMEQDLPHYSDANFTMRLTYGQVGGYNMGNHNSGYYTDAESVLKKMEKGSDNPDYFAEQQIQSMLKSNDFGDYKDKTSNKMQLCFLTNNDITGGNSGSPVFNGKGELIGLAFDGNWDALSSDIHFDKKLARTICVDIRYVLYMMDKWGHADRLINEIKK; this is translated from the coding sequence ATGAAAAGATTATCAATTATAATTCTAGCCTTTATGGCTGTAATTATGGCTAAGGCTGATGAGGGAATGTGGACCCTCTATAACCTTCCACAGGCTGTGTATGAGCAAATGAAAGCAGAAGGGCTCCAGATGCCTTACGATCAATTATACAACAACAATAATGCATTAAAAAACGCTGTAGTTAATTTCAGTGGATATTGCACAGGTGTTGTTGTATCTCCCGACGGACTTGTCTTTACTAACCACCACTGTGGTTTCGAAGCAATACGCAGTCATTCTACAGTACAGAATGATTATATGTTGAATGGATTTTGTGCCAAGACACAGACTGATGAACTACCAAACGATGGAATGTTCGTAAGTTTTATGATCTCGCAGAAGGATGTTACAGACCGCATCAACACTCCGGCTTTTCAGAAGATGAGCAATATGGAGAAGGAAAAGGCTATAGACTCTATTGAGAATGTATTAAGTGATTCTGTGAGCAAGGCTGATTCTACGATGTATGCAGAGGTAAAACCTTTCTATGAAGGAAACAAATACTATATGACAGTATATCAGACATTCCATGACTTACGCCTAGTATTTGCACCAACTAAGTCTATGGGCAAATTTGGTGGCGAGACAGACAACTGGATGTGGCCACGCCAAACTTGCGATTTCAGCGTGTTCCGTATCTATGCAGACCCTAAAACAAATGGTCCTGCTGCTTATAGTAAAGACAATGTTCCTTATCATCCCGCTGTTTGGGCCCCCGTTTCCACACAAGGATACAAAGATGGCGACTATGCCATGATTATGGGATATCCAGGAGGTACCGAGCGTTACCTTTCTTCTTATGGAATAAAAGAGATGCGTGATGCAGATAATACCCCTCGCGTGCAGGTCAGAGATATAAAGCAAGCCATTATGAAGAAATATATGGTTGCTGATGAAGCTATACGCATTAAATATGATTCAAAATTTGCCCATAGTGCAAACTACTGGAAGAATAGCATCGGGATGAACAAATGCATAGACAGTCTTGAGATTATTCCACAGAAACAAGCTTATGAGAAGAAAATAAAGGCATATGTAGACTCTACTGGCTATCTTAAGGGTATACTTAATTTCGACAAGATGTCTAATTGGTATTCTCAGCGATTCGAACACGAACGTGCTCTCACATTTTGGGTCGAAACATTCCGTCGTGGTGCAGATTTCGCTTCAAGAGCATATGAGGTAAGTCAGAGTCAAAGAAAGGCTTTAAATAACAAAGACAACAGGAAATTCATAGTATATCCTGATATAACAGATACTTATGATGAAAATGTTGATAAAGAGATGCTTTTAGCCACACTGCAGAACTATGACAAGCAGGTCAGACCGGAATATCTTCCTGAGCTATACAATACCATTAAGGATGAGTTCAAAGGCGACTATGCAAAATATGTTGATTTTCTTTATAGCAAATCTAATATTATGAAGAAAAACATAAAGATATATATCAATAAGAAAAGTACAAAGAAAGACCCAGGATATATTATGGGTTGCCAACTTAATGATTATATAAGTGCAGAAAAGAACAAGATTGCTAGTATCAATGATTCTATAGACAATCAAGAACGATACCTATGCGCTGCAATATTACGTATGGAACAGGATTTACCTCACTACAGCGATGCGAACTTCACTATGCGTTTAACTTACGGACAGGTAGGTGGATATAATATGGGCAACCACAACTCCGGATATTACACAGATGCAGAGAGTGTGCTTAAAAAGATGGAAAAAGGTTCTGATAATCCAGACTATTTTGCAGAACAGCAAATACAATCAATGCTAAAGTCAAATGACTTTGGGGATTATAAAGATAAAACAAGCAACAAAATGCAGCTATGCTTCCTCACTAATAATGATATTACAGGTGGCAACAGTGGTAGTCCTGTATTCAATGGCAAAGGAGAACTTATTGGTTTGGCCTTTGACGGAAACTGGGATGCGCTGAGCAGTGACATCCACTTTGACAAAAAGTTGGCACGTACTATATGTGTAGATATCCGTTATGTCCTGTATATGATGGACAAATGGGGACATGCCGACAGACTTATAAATGAAATAAAGAAATAA
- a CDS encoding DEAD/DEAH box helicase yields MKTFEELGVSEEIRHAISEMGYENPMPVQEEVIPYLLGNGNDVIALAQTGTGKTAAYGLPLLQKVDSTRRETQAIVLSPTRELCLQIADDLNDYSKYMNGMHVLAVYGGASIDTQIHALRHGVQIIVATPGRLIDLMKRGEAKLGAVNNVVLDEADEMLNMGFSESIDEILKGVPRDRNTLLFSATMSKEIEKIAHNYLNDPKEIVVGSRNEGAESVNHVYYMVNAKDKYLALKRIVDFNPRIFAIVFCRTKRDTQEIADKLIRDGYNAEALHGDLSQQQRDTTMQKFREHVVQILVATDVAARGLDVNDLTHVINYGLPDDIESYTHRSGRTGRAGKKGTSIAIIHTREKGKMRAIEREIGKDFVEGTIPTSKEICSKQLYKVMDQIEKADVNEEEIAPFMDEITRHFEFMDKEDILKKIVSLEFGRFLSYYANAPEIEKASGKGDRFGSERGDRRRGDRNDRGDRGDRGDRGGSRGPRGGGSHKAEAGYKRLFLSVGKADGFYPGEVMQFINKNVNGHQDIGHIDLLNKISYIEVPEKDADKVMNALNGSDFKGRDVRCNDAEDSSRSNMGRGRRGDRAGDSARNGDRRGRRGDRRDGGNKPDATSKDENKGDWRQFFKGNDNVKFKDEEPDFSEEGWARRKPRKK; encoded by the coding sequence TTGAAAACATTTGAAGAATTAGGCGTAAGCGAAGAGATTCGTCACGCTATTAGTGAAATGGGTTATGAGAACCCAATGCCCGTACAAGAAGAAGTAATCCCTTATTTATTAGGAAATGGTAATGATGTAATAGCTTTGGCTCAGACCGGCACAGGTAAAACTGCTGCTTATGGATTGCCTCTGCTACAGAAAGTCGACTCTACACGTAGAGAAACTCAAGCTATTGTTTTGAGTCCTACACGTGAATTATGCCTCCAGATTGCAGATGATCTTAATGATTATTCTAAGTATATGAATGGAATGCATGTACTTGCCGTTTACGGCGGTGCTTCTATTGATACACAGATTCATGCCCTAAGACATGGAGTACAAATCATAGTAGCAACTCCTGGACGTCTTATAGACCTTATGAAGCGTGGCGAAGCTAAGTTGGGCGCTGTTAATAATGTAGTGCTAGATGAGGCTGATGAGATGCTTAATATGGGATTTTCTGAAAGTATCGATGAGATACTAAAGGGTGTTCCAAGAGATAGAAACACATTGCTGTTTTCTGCAACTATGAGTAAGGAAATAGAGAAGATAGCACACAACTATCTGAATGATCCTAAAGAGATAGTAGTAGGTAGCCGTAATGAGGGCGCTGAGAGCGTAAATCATGTATATTATATGGTTAATGCTAAAGATAAATATCTAGCTCTAAAACGTATAGTAGATTTTAATCCACGTATTTTTGCAATCGTATTCTGCCGTACAAAACGTGATACACAGGAGATAGCAGATAAACTTATACGTGATGGATATAACGCAGAAGCCTTGCATGGTGACTTATCTCAGCAACAGCGTGATACCACTATGCAGAAGTTCCGTGAACATGTAGTTCAGATACTTGTGGCTACAGATGTTGCCGCACGTGGACTGGATGTAAATGACCTTACGCATGTCATCAACTATGGATTGCCTGACGATATAGAAAGTTACACTCACCGTAGTGGTCGAACAGGCCGTGCAGGTAAGAAGGGTACAAGTATCGCAATTATCCATACACGTGAGAAGGGTAAGATGCGTGCAATTGAACGCGAGATAGGTAAGGACTTCGTTGAAGGAACAATACCTACATCTAAGGAAATCTGTTCTAAACAGCTGTATAAGGTGATGGATCAGATAGAGAAAGCTGATGTAAATGAAGAAGAAATCGCTCCATTTATGGACGAAATAACTCGCCATTTCGAGTTTATGGACAAAGAAGACATTCTCAAAAAAATTGTAAGTCTTGAATTTGGCCGTTTCCTTTCTTATTATGCTAATGCTCCTGAGATAGAGAAAGCCTCTGGCAAGGGAGACCGTTTTGGTTCTGAGCGTGGTGACAGAAGACGTGGTGATCGTAATGACAGAGGTGATAGAGGTGATAGAGGTGATCGTGGCGGAAGTAGAGGCCCCCGTGGTGGTGGCAGTCATAAGGCTGAAGCAGGATACAAGCGATTGTTTCTTAGTGTAGGTAAAGCTGATGGATTCTATCCCGGAGAAGTGATGCAGTTCATTAATAAGAATGTTAATGGTCATCAGGATATCGGTCATATAGACTTATTGAATAAGATATCATATATAGAAGTACCTGAAAAGGATGCTGACAAGGTTATGAATGCGCTTAATGGCTCAGATTTTAAGGGCCGTGATGTACGTTGTAACGATGCTGAAGATTCAAGCAGATCTAATATGGGTAGAGGCCGTCGTGGAGATCGTGCAGGAGATAGTGCTCGCAATGGTGACCGTAGAGGCCGTCGTGGAGATCGCAGAGATGGCGGTAACAAGCCAGATGCTACTAGCAAGGACGAAAATAAAGGAGATTGGCGTCAGTTCTTCAAGGGTAATGATAATGTCAAATTCAAGGACGAAGAACCTGATTTCTCTGAAGAAGGTTGGGCTAGAAGAAAACCAAGAAAGAAATAA
- a CDS encoding TIGR00730 family Rossman fold protein → MKKIAVFCSANNNIDPIFAEKTKELGEWIGKNSYTLVNGGCDLGLMESTAQAVHENGGRVIGVVPSKIEKNGHISKFLDVEIPCEDLSDRKQLMIVQSDIIIALPGGLGTLDEIFTVAASATIGYTNKKVILYNINGFWDDLLVMLEGMEKSKFMREPVSEHIVNAKTFEELCNLIENS, encoded by the coding sequence ATGAAAAAGATTGCAGTATTTTGTTCAGCTAATAATAATATCGACCCTATATTTGCTGAAAAGACTAAGGAATTGGGTGAATGGATTGGTAAAAATAGCTATACATTGGTAAATGGCGGATGCGACCTGGGCCTTATGGAGAGTACCGCACAGGCTGTTCACGAAAATGGTGGACGGGTTATTGGTGTTGTGCCATCAAAAATAGAGAAAAATGGTCATATAAGCAAATTCTTAGATGTTGAGATTCCATGCGAAGATCTCTCTGACCGCAAACAACTTATGATTGTTCAGAGTGATATTATAATTGCTTTGCCTGGAGGCTTAGGTACTCTGGATGAAATTTTCACTGTTGCCGCATCAGCTACTATAGGATATACCAACAAAAAGGTTATTCTTTATAACATAAATGGATTTTGGGATGATCTTTTAGTTATGCTGGAAGGTATGGAAAAAAGCAAATTTATGCGCGAACCTGTATCTGAACATATCGTGAATGCGAAGACATTTGAAGAATTATGCAATTTGATTGAGAATTCGTAG
- a CDS encoding rhodanese-like domain-containing protein translates to MKLSRKVFIIIAAMGVFIGTAYAQKKSKRKVEVVPAQEFNSRLHLDKDAYLLDVRTNAEFVAGHLKGSHQLDWLDSTSFNNGANQLDKTKTIYVYCRSGHRSNLAAHNLAAKGFNVVDLQGGYISWIANKLEIEK, encoded by the coding sequence ATGAAATTATCAAGAAAGGTCTTTATTATAATCGCTGCTATGGGTGTCTTCATAGGTACCGCGTATGCACAAAAGAAGTCGAAGCGCAAGGTTGAAGTTGTCCCGGCTCAGGAGTTCAACTCACGTTTACATCTTGATAAAGATGCATATCTCTTAGATGTACGCACTAATGCTGAATTTGTTGCCGGACACCTAAAAGGATCTCATCAGTTAGATTGGCTAGACAGTACATCGTTTAATAATGGAGCAAACCAACTTGATAAAACCAAAACTATTTATGTTTACTGTCGTAGTGGTCATCGTAGCAATCTGGCTGCGCATAATCTTGCCGCTAAAGGGTTTAATGTAGTAGATTTGCAAGGCGGATATATATCATGGATAGCAAATAAACTTGAAATTGAAAAATAA
- a CDS encoding DUF3795 domain-containing protein, which yields MENKEIKVDKDLIAYCGLYCGSCRKYISGKCLGCRKNEKAAWCKVRACCMSNGNNSCAACSMNPHDCKKFNNFFTKVFSFVFRSDREACIRRIKEVGEDEYANEMAEKKIVVIKK from the coding sequence ATGGAGAATAAAGAAATAAAAGTTGATAAAGATTTGATAGCCTATTGTGGGCTGTATTGTGGCTCATGTCGTAAGTATATTAGTGGTAAGTGTCTTGGCTGCAGAAAAAATGAGAAGGCTGCGTGGTGTAAAGTTCGTGCATGTTGTATGTCGAATGGTAATAACTCGTGTGCAGCATGCAGTATGAATCCACATGACTGTAAGAAGTTTAATAACTTTTTCACTAAAGTGTTCTCATTTGTATTCAGATCAGATCGTGAGGCTTGCATCAGAAGAATAAAAGAAGTAGGAGAGGACGAGTATGCTAATGAGATGGCTGAGAAAAAGATTGTGGTCATAAAAAAATAG
- a CDS encoding AraC family transcriptional regulator gives MQQRLSTREDYSRRINIIVEYINNHLADDIDLEVLAGISNFSPYHFHRILKAFLGEPIGAFITRVRVETAARLLRYTDMSVQEIAYSVGYDVPSSLSKAFKQFYDITPTDYKNNKTYTIMKPLKINPGLELSERIINLEPRQAIYICLIGDYKKNDYGMAWRKLWQYVSTSGKFKDEMERICGSTDKSNIIHQMLIEGKIAHIGIYHDDPKVTESDKQRADICLALPFKMEPKGEIGVKEIAGGKYAAYKYQGSYDKLDEVYDTIYGKYIPDGGYQIDARPGFEIYLNDPECTDPNKLESEIYVPIV, from the coding sequence ATGCAACAAAGACTATCAACAAGAGAGGACTATTCGAGGAGGATAAACATTATCGTCGAGTACATAAACAATCATTTGGCCGATGATATCGATTTGGAAGTGTTGGCCGGCATTTCCAACTTCTCGCCTTATCATTTCCATCGCATCTTAAAGGCATTCCTTGGCGAACCTATCGGGGCATTTATTACAAGAGTGAGAGTCGAGACTGCAGCCCGACTATTACGGTATACCGATATGTCTGTTCAAGAAATAGCTTATAGCGTAGGATATGATGTGCCTTCTTCTCTGTCAAAAGCCTTCAAGCAGTTCTATGACATCACACCTACAGATTATAAAAACAATAAAACGTACACAATTATGAAACCGTTAAAAATCAATCCCGGTCTGGAGTTAAGTGAAAGAATCATTAATTTGGAGCCTAGACAGGCAATATATATCTGCCTTATAGGTGACTACAAGAAAAATGATTATGGTATGGCATGGCGAAAGTTATGGCAGTATGTAAGTACATCAGGAAAGTTCAAAGATGAAATGGAAAGAATATGTGGCTCTACTGATAAGTCTAATATAATACATCAGATGCTTATAGAAGGTAAAATTGCCCATATTGGTATATATCATGATGACCCTAAAGTCACGGAAAGTGATAAACAGAGAGCAGATATATGTTTGGCATTACCTTTCAAAATGGAACCAAAAGGTGAAATAGGAGTTAAGGAAATAGCCGGTGGCAAGTATGCCGCATATAAATATCAAGGATCTTATGACAAACTTGATGAAGTATATGATACTATATATGGTAAGTATATACCAGATGGAGGGTATCAGATAGATGCCCGCCCCGGTTTTGAAATTTATCTCAATGATCCTGAATGTACAGATCCTAATAAGCTGGAAAGTGAAATATATGTTCCTATAGTATAA